The genomic stretch ATCGATTTGAACACCGGTAATTTCTCTGGTGACATACCCTCCCAGTTAGGCAATTGTAGTCTACTTGAGCACTTGGATTTGTCCATTAATAGCTTTACTGGAAAAATACCTGATGCCTTTAAGTGCCTTCAAAATTTGCAGTATTTGAGTCTTTCCTTTAATTCTCTCTCTGGTGAGATACCTGAGAGTCTAACCAAGCTTGAAAGCCTTGCTGAGTTGCTTCTCGATCATAATAGTCTTGAGGGTAGAATTCCTACAGGTTTCAGCAGTTACAAGAATTTGGACACCTTAGATATGTCCTTCAATAGCTTTAGTGGGGGTTTCCCTTCAGACCTTGGCAATTTTAGCAGCTTAGCAATCTTGGCCATTATTAATAGTCACTTAAGAGGTGCCATCCCATCTTCCTTTGGCCACCTAAAAAATCTTTCTTACCTTGACCTCTCCCAGAATCAATTGTCTGGGAGGATTCCTCCTGAACTTGGGGATTGCGAGTCGTTGACGACCTTAAACCTGTACACAAATCAACTTGAGGGAGAGATTCCGGGTGAATTGGGGAGGCTAAGCAAATTAGAGAACCTGGAATTGTTTGACAATCGCTTGAGTGGTGAAATTCCTATCAGCATTTGGAAGATTGCAAGTCTTAAGAGCATCTATGTGTACAACAACAGCCTTTCTGGTGAATTACCGCTTGAGATGACTGAGCTCAGGCAACTACAGAATATCTCACTGGCACAAAATCAATTCTATGGGGTCATTCCCCAAACTTTGGGAATCAACAGCAGCTTATTGTGGCTCGATGTCTTTGGCAACAAGTTCACTGGTGAAATTCCGCCAAATCTTTGCTACGGGCAGCAATTGAGAATTCTTGTTATGGGTTCCAACCAACTTCAGGGCAGCATTCCTTCTGATGTGGGAGGCTGCCCAACACTCTGGAGATTGACCCTCGAGGAGAACAACCTCTCAGGTACCCTTCCACAGTTCGCAGAAAATCCTATCCTCCTGTACATGGACATCAGCAAAAATGACATTACGGGCCCAATTCCGCCCAGCATTGGGAATTGTAGTGGTCTCACTGTCATTCGTCTTTCCATGAACAAGCTTACAGGGTCCATACCCTCAGAGCTAGGTAATCTTATAAACCTTCTGGTAGTGGATCTTTCATCCAACCAACTGGAAGGTTCTTTGCCATCTCAGCTGTCAAGGAGTTACAAACTAGGCGAGTTTGATGTGGGGTTTAATTCACTGAATGGCACAATTCCGTCAAGTTTGAGGAACTGGACGAGCTTATCCACTTTGGTTTTAAGTGAGAATCATTTTACCGGGGGCATTCCACCTTTCCTGCCAGAACTTGGAATGCTTACAGAGCTACGACTTGGTGGGAATATTCTAGGAGGTGTGATTCCTTCATCCATTGGATCGGTGCGGAGTCTGAAGTATGCCTTGAATCTCAGCAGCAATGGATTCGTCGGAAAACTTCCTTCCGAGCTAGGGAACTTGAAAATGCTTGAAAGACTCGATATATCAAACAATAATCTGACAGGAACTCTAGCAATTCTTGATCATATCCTTTCATGGGACAAGGTCAATGTTTCAAACAATCATTTCACAGGTGCAATACCGGAAACACTGATGGACTTGCTTAACTATTCTCCGTCATCATTCTTGGGCAATCCTGGCCTATGTGTCATGTGTTCTCCATCAAGCCGCATAACATGCCCCAAGAACAGAAATTTATTGCCATGTGACAGTCAAACAAGCAATCAAAATGGACTATCTAAAGTGGCAATCGTAATGATAGCCCTTGCTCCTGTTGCTGCTGTTTCTGTGCTTCTTGGAGTGGTTTACTTGTTTATCAGGCGCAGAAGATATAATCAGGATGTTAGGATCACTTCTCTGGAGGGCCCATCTGCACAACTCAACAAGGTGCTGGAAGTTACCGAGAATCTAAATGACAGACATATCATTGGGAGGGGAGCTCATGGAACAGTTTATAAGGCTTCATTGGGAGGAGACAAAATctttgcagtaaaaaaaattgtatttgcaGGCCACAAAGAAAGGAACAAAAGCATGGTTAGAGAAATTCAGACCATTGGGAAAATCAGGCACCGGAATCTGCTCAAATTGGAGGAGTTTTGGTTTCAAAAGGACTACGGTCTAATCCTGTTTACTTACATGCAAAATGGGAGCCTCTATGATGTCTTACATGGAACCAGAGCACCACCAATCCTGGATTGGGAAATGCGGTATAAGATAGCTATTGGAATTGCACATGGATTGGAATATATCCACTATGATTGTGATCCTCCTATAGTGCATAGAGACATCAAACCAGAAAACATTCTTTTAGACTCTGATATGGAGCCTCATATCTCTGATTTTGGCATAGCTAAGCTAATGGATCAGTCTTCTGCTTCAGCACAGTCCCTCTCTGTTGCGGGAACTATTGGATATATAGCTCCAGGTAACATGTTCACCTACTGTTTTAAGCATCTACTTATTATGTTATCCTGCTAATGTATTTCTTGTAGAGAAAATCTAATCATCTTTCGCTTTCACAGAAAACGCATTTACGACAATAAAGACGAAGGAATCTGATGTTTATAGTTATGGGGTTGTTTTGCTTGAGCTTATAACTAGAAAGAAGGCACTGGATTCCTCATTTACGGAGGGAACAGCGGAGGGAACAGCTATTGTAGGGTGGGTTAGGTCTGTTTGGAACATCAGGGAAGACATCAACAGGATTGCTGATTCAAGTCTTGGAGAGGAATTTTTGAGTTCTTACAGCATCAAGGATCAAGTCATTAACGTGCTTTTGATGGCTTTGAGATGTACTGAAGAAGAGCCTAGCCAAAGACCCTCAATGAGAGATGTTGTCAGGCAATTAGTAAAAGCAAACGATCTTAGAAGAAGGAAGTGAAACTAGAGTACTTTTATTGACGGATTGATTCTATCAGATAGTGCGGTCCCTCTTCTCCGCATGTTTTTGTGCAGGGATCCCTGGTTTTTCAATCAATGCTCCTTAAACATTTCCATTTCTTGAGAGATTTCTTACAAATTGTTTCTTGTATCAGAGGGGTGATAATGTTTCCTTTGTATCTCAGAATTTTTAGGACGTTAGCTTTGGAATTTTGAACAAAATGACATCTTAGTTTGAATCATCAATCATGAATTCTTGATCACTCTCACTAACGTTGAGACTAGCTACCACCATATGACTACTGTTTTCATAAGATGAACAATATTCCACCTTTGAGTTGAGCAGATCATAGTCTCAATGATTTTGTTGAGGTTGTTATGCTATTCAATAACACATGGCAACTTCCTAGCAATTCCTCAGTTCATTTTGAATGTTTCTCTCTATATATGTACCAGACACGGCAAAACTTAGGCCAAATCCACTTGGGAAGGTAAAGTcggtttgaaataaaaaatggggGCGATGCAAATATTTGATGTCCGAGACAAgctgagaagaaaagaagacgCAAGATCATTATGTCCATGCTTGTGGAGGGCCAGTGATGGCAATGGATTATGATTCCCATTTATATTTCTGTTTCATCCCAATCTCCCAGAAAGTCAAGAGGAAGTTTTCCTGCGTTGTCTGCTCCAGACGACTGGTTCTTGCTCAATGATCTTTATTCTCACCACACAGTCTTGAATATATCATCATATCCAATGCGGGGCAAGCTCTCTGTATCTCAATGTGATAAGGGTCATGCTAGCTACTGTGCGTTGATGTCTGATGAAAATAATATACATCTGTGATTTGCAGACAGCATATATATATCATGTAATATTGTTTATAGTGATTCCCAGCATATATGTAGTATTATTTTGCATTCCAAATGGTGTGTTTGTTAGATTAATCTTCTAGCTAGTTGATGGGTACGATTTAGAGCTaccaaaaatcaaaaaaaaatttggattaaaaaagGCTCTAAAAAGATGTTGATTCagttttttataaagatttagGAAAAAGGAAAGACTTTGTTCTTGGACTAGACGTTGTCTTAGTCTTCTGTTGGGGTCAGGGTAGTTAGCTTAATTGGACATTTAAATATGTAGATTTTGGAGCATGATAAGTAAATCAAATGAAGCACACCTAACATGTGGGCTCATGCAGACGTTCCTGAAGAGTTTGTTTTAGTCGTATAAAAGAAACCAAATGCAGACTTGGCTTGGTGTCTGTACCTGTTCTCTTAGCTTTTTATGACAAGACAACAATGAATGAAACCTTAAATTAACAATAGCTTATATGTACTTGTTCTTGGCGTTCATTGCAGTATTATAAAACTgttattgaagaaaaagtttGTGTCTTTGAAGCTTCTTGATGGAAGCTTTTTGCTTGTGCTCGATAATATTATTGAAAGAATCTTCgaattattactttttattttattttcatgtgttcatattaaaatcaactaaaaatattaattcaatattttcttaataaagaatattttaaaaatcattgtagctttaattattttctgaaaaacaTGGTGGCTACTAAACTAATTTGATTTTGCGTTTCAAAATGACTTATAGTTATTTACCAGATATATCGCATCCTTCCATAAATTTCCATCCCATATACCTCGTATGGCTTGGAAAGAAATGACTTATAGTTAAATACCAGATATATTGCATCACTATGTTGTgggttcattttttcttttataaaaatttaaaattcaagagaATTCAGTTCTATCACATATTCAAGAGATTAGGCTCCAATCTTGACACCAAACATAAACGCTTTTGAAACCGATGTTTATGTTAGAAAACTCAATGGTGatgctcttgttttttttctaacaccCCCCTTTgaagataagaaaagaaaagatcttCGGCTccagaattttctttttttgcacgGTGTAAACCATATTCTtagaataaaattattctaagcCTCACGTTGAAATGGTTATCCATTTCTATCCCAAGTCAAGCCTTCGAATTCTCGGTTAATATGGTTGAGGAAGGAAATGATTTACTTCATGATACCAAAGAAAAGTTTAATGGCAGTTCAGAAAAATCCTTTTGGAAGTCAGTTTATGAGTTCAAACTGAATTTCTTCAGATATTTCATCTAAGTATGCAAGGGAAGGTACACCTATCTATCCCATCAGTGCTCTAAACACGTGTCCTTGAGTTTGCAGATGGAAAAGGTTTGTTTCTCTTTGATGTGAATAGCTGCTGCATCTCTCTCCAAATTCCTGCTTCTGATCACCAAGaaactttgttttgaatatttttcatattcaaatAGGAATTTTATTCATGACCTCAAGGGTAGTGTTCTGGCCATTCTTTGGCATACATGTTTTTCTGCTCTTGTCTTTTCCTGGCTTGCACGTTCCTTGCTTTTCTGCTGAAGCCACCTCTAGGATTGCCAAGAATGAGACAGATCAACTGGCTCTGGTTGAATTCAAGACCCATATAACCGATGACCCTCTTGGTGTTTTGAGGTCGTGGAATAACTCAATACATTTCTGCCAATGGCATGGCGTTCTTTGCGGTCGCCGGCATCAAAGGGTCATTGCATTGGATTTAGGGTCCTATAAACTAGCCGGGTACATATCACCTCATGTCGGAAATTTAAGCTTCTTGAGACTATTAGATCTAACAAACAACAGTCTTAGCCAAGAAATACCACCTGAATTAGGCAATTTATCAAGGCTAAAATACTTGTATCTAAATAACAATTCGCTCAGTGGCGAAATTCCTTCCAATGTTTCCTTTTGCTTCAACCTCGTTCACTTTCTTGTTAATTGGAACCTGCTGGTAGGGAAAATTCCTGCTGAGTTTGCTACCCTGTCAAAGCTTGAGATGTTTTTCATTCATGCCAACAATCTCACAGGAGGAATCCCTGTCACGTTTGGTAACTTGACATCTCTTCAGAGATTTTCTGCCACTCAAAATAATATTGGCGGTAGTATCCCTGATACTATTGGAAAACTGGCAAATCTCACACATATCGCTCTCAATGGTAATAGGTTTTCAGGTTCAATCCCTCCTTCATTCTTCAATCTCTCTTCTATCAGAGATTTTGAAATTTCATACAATCAACTTGAAGGAACTCTTCCTTCAAACTTAGGCATCACTCTTCCCAATCTGCAAGGTCTTGGCCTTAGCGGTAACCAATTTACTGGCTCTATTCCTTTTACAATATCTAATGCAACAAATCTGGAATACCTTGCAAGCAACGGCAACAAACATACTGGATCAGTACCTACTTTAGAAAGGTTGAATAGGCTAGGGGGTTCTTAAGCTTAAGCTCCAACCATCTTGGAAATGGAAGAACTAGTGATTTGGACTTTTTGCGGTCTTTGCTCAATGCCACTTACTTAGAGATCTTGGCTCTAAATGATAACAACTTTGGTGGGATATTTCCTGAATTTATTGGGAACTCCACTTGGCTTAGAATTTTGTTTCTAGATGGCAATAGAATATCTGGAAGCATCCCAAATGGGATACAGAATCTTGTCAACCTGGAAATAATGGAGCTGTGGGAGAACCAAATATCAGGTGCTATCCCCCCTGAGATTGGACATCTTCAACAGCTAAATAGGCTAAGGCTGGAGAGAAACAGATTATCAGGTAACATTCCGTCCTCTCTAGGGAATCTGACTAGTTTAACTTCTCTTTATTTAGGACAAAATAATCTCCAAGGTAGTATCCCCTCAAGTTTAGGCTTATGCGAGAATTTGCTTGAATTGGATCTTTCTCTAAACAATCTGAGTGGCACCATACCCAAAGAACTTGTCAGCCTGTCAGCGTTAtccatttttatgaatttgtctCACAACCTCTTGAATGGTTCCCTTCCAGAAGAAGTTGGAAATTTGAAAAACTTGGGTGCTTTGGATGTCTCTGATAACATGTTATCTGGTGAAATTCCTACAAGTCTTGGCAGCTGCGTTTCATTGGAATTTCTACGCATGCAAAGAAACTTCTTATCAGGGGAATTGCCTTCATCTTTGAGGTCTTTGAAAGGCATTCGGATGTTAGATCTTTCTCGCAACAATTTAACAGGCCAACTCCCAAAATTTCTCGAGCAGTTCGACTTGCAGTACTTGAATCTGTCTTTCAATGATTTCGATGGTGAGATGCTCCTACAAGGTGTCTTCAAGAATGCAAGCGTGGTTTCAGTACAAGGGAACAGTAGGCTTTGTTGGGGTGTTATACCGCCTTGCAAGTTTCAGAATTCCACTAAAGGGAGACTGGCCCTTATGTTCAAGATAATAATCTCTGTCGTGTTTGGGGTCCTAGGAGTAACTGCTCTGTTGTCTACAGTATACTTCTGTTGGTTAAGGAAGAAAGGAAAGGGACCTGACTTGAGCAATTCAGAAAACTTGACTTTGCGACTTTCTTATCAAAGTCTCGTTGCTGCTACTGATG from Populus alba chromosome 8, ASM523922v2, whole genome shotgun sequence encodes the following:
- the LOC118045087 gene encoding uncharacterized protein; the encoded protein is MSSVLNHVLLLCWYFVSAYTVSGLNYDGSTLLSLLRQWNSVPPSITSSWNASDSTPCSWLGIGCDSRTHSVVSLNLSGYAISGQLGPEIGLLKHLKTIDLNTGNFSGDIPSQLGNCSLLEHLDLSINSFTGKIPDAFKCLQNLQYLSLSFNSLSGEIPESLTKLESLAELLLDHNSLEGRIPTGFSSYKNLDTLDMSFNSFSGGFPSDLGNFSSLAILAIINSHLRGAIPSSFGHLKNLSYLDLSQNQLSGRIPPELGDCESLTTLNLYTNQLEGEIPGELGRLSKLENLELFDNRLSGEIPISIWKIASLKSIYVYNNSLSGELPLEMTELRQLQNISLAQNQFYGVIPQTLGINSSLLWLDVFGNKFTGEIPPNLCYGQQLRILVMGSNQLQGSIPSDVGGCPTLWRLTLEENNLSGTLPQFAENPILLYMDISKNDITGPIPPSIGNCSGLTVIRLSMNKLTGSIPSELGNLINLLVVDLSSNQLEGSLPSQLSRSYKLGEFDVGFNSLNGTIPSSLRNWTSLSTLVLSENHFTGGIPPFLPELGMLTELRLGGNILGGVIPSSIGSVRSLKYALNLSSNGFVGKLPSELGNLKMLERLDISNNNLTGTLAILDHILSWDKVNVSNNHFTGAIPETLMDLLNYSPSSFLGNPGLCVMCSPSSRITCPKNRNLLPCDSQTSNQNGLSKVAIVMIALAPVAAVSVLLGVVYLFIRRRRYNQDVRITSLEGPSAQLNKVLEVTENLNDRHIIGRGAHGTVYKASLGGDKIFAVKKIVFAGHKERNKSMVREIQTIGKIRHRNLLKLEEFWFQKDYGLILFTYMQNGSLYDVLHGTRAPPILDWEMRYKIAIGIAHGLEYIHYDCDPPIVHRDIKPENILLDSDMEPHISDFGIAKLMDQSSASAQSLSVAGTIGYIAPENAFTTIKTKESDVYSYGVVLLELITRKKALDSSFTEGTAEGTAIVGWVRSVWNIREDINRIADSSLGEEFLSSYSIKDQVINVLLMALRCTEEEPSQRPSMRDVVRQLVKANDLRRRK